The Nitrosomonas communis genome has a segment encoding these proteins:
- the ispB gene encoding octaprenyl diphosphate synthase: MPIERIRSFIAQDMSAVDAVIRQKLHSQVALIHQIGEYIIHNGGKRLRPALVILSAGVFNYSGQHHHSLAAVVEFIHTATLLHDDVVDESQLRRNKATANALFGNASSVLVGDFLYSRSFQMMVEVDNMRIMKVLSDATNIIAEGEVLQLLNCRDPDVEEENYLRVIRFKTAKLFEAAARIGAILGNATQFEEEALAIYGMHLGTAFQLIDDLLDYSGDYQDTGKNLGDDLAEGKPTLPLIYAMRTGSDKQASVIREAIKSGGASGFQTVLEIIQQTGALDYAQQRAQKEAEIAAEAIAKLSDSSYKECLLQLAHFAVTRNH; encoded by the coding sequence GTGCCAATCGAACGTATTAGGAGCTTTATTGCTCAGGACATGAGCGCTGTTGATGCTGTGATACGACAAAAGCTTCATTCTCAGGTCGCACTTATTCATCAAATAGGTGAATACATCATTCATAATGGAGGCAAACGACTGCGCCCGGCACTGGTAATTTTATCTGCCGGTGTATTTAATTATTCCGGGCAGCATCATCACAGTCTCGCTGCCGTCGTTGAATTCATTCATACCGCTACACTATTACATGATGATGTCGTAGACGAATCACAGTTACGGCGTAATAAAGCAACTGCCAATGCTTTATTTGGTAATGCATCCAGTGTATTAGTGGGAGATTTTCTTTATTCGCGCTCCTTCCAAATGATGGTGGAGGTCGATAATATGCGTATTATGAAAGTTCTCTCTGATGCCACGAATATCATAGCCGAAGGTGAGGTATTACAATTACTAAATTGTAGAGATCCTGATGTAGAAGAAGAAAATTATCTACGTGTTATTCGCTTTAAGACCGCCAAACTTTTTGAGGCCGCTGCACGTATTGGGGCCATTCTTGGCAACGCCACTCAATTTGAAGAAGAAGCTTTAGCAATCTATGGAATGCACCTAGGCACGGCATTCCAATTGATCGATGATCTGCTGGATTATTCAGGCGATTACCAGGATACGGGCAAAAATCTTGGGGATGATCTTGCTGAGGGCAAACCCACCTTACCTTTAATTTATGCCATGCGCACAGGTTCAGACAAGCAGGCAAGTGTCATACGTGAAGCCATCAAATCAGGTGGAGCAAGCGGATTCCAAACGGTTCTAGAAATTATTCAGCAAACAGGCGCCCTTGACTATGCACAACAACGCGCGCAAAAGGAAGCTGAAATAGCGGCAGAAGCTATCGCGAAATTGTCTGATTCTAGCTATAAGGAATGTTTGTTACAATTAGCTCATTTCGCTGTAACAAGAAATCATTAA
- a CDS encoding acyl carrier protein, producing the protein MQHLEEVKNILANVLNLGERKHSLREDTILLGNLPELDSMAVVNVITALEEYYDISIDDDEISANTFETLGSLTRFVEQKLSY; encoded by the coding sequence ATGCAACATCTAGAAGAAGTCAAAAATATCTTGGCTAATGTCCTCAATTTAGGCGAGCGTAAACACTCACTTAGAGAAGATACTATTTTACTTGGAAATCTCCCTGAGCTGGATTCAATGGCAGTCGTCAATGTCATCACAGCACTGGAAGAATATTATGATATTTCAATAGATGATGATGAAATAAGCGCTAATACCTTTGAAACACTTGGCAGCCTGACCCGCTTTGTTGAGCAGAAATTATCATATTGA